In the genome of Bradyrhizobium sp. CB3481, the window AAGCGATGACGCGGCCATGTTTCGCGATTCCCTGCGCGGGTTTCTCGACAAGCATTGGCGTGCCCAGGGCCCGGGCACAGAATCTTCCGAAGCGATCGCTGCGATATGGACCGGGCTGGTCGGGCAAGGGGTCACGGCCCTTGGTGCTAGTCCAAACGAAGGAGGTCTTCGCGAGATCCTGGTGGCGATGGAAGAGCTTGGTCGCGCGGCCTGTCCCGCTCCCCTGTGGTCGGCCGTACTCGCCAATCTCGTGCTCTCCGATGCATCGTCCGATGCAAGCCATATTCTCGAAGCTATCGGCACGGGAACGATGCGTATCGCGTTCTCCTTCGGTGCGTTCGATGCTGATTCCGGCATCGGCTCGATCAACCTGCAGAACGAGAAGGCGACGGGATCGCTTCGCTTCGTCGAGGCGGCCGGAATCGCTACCCATCTGCTCGTCCCGGCTAGCGAGGCGCAGCTCGCTCTCATCGACCTGGACGCTCCGGGAGCCCGCCGTATGCCTGTGCGCGCGATGGGAGCGTGGGGCAATTGGGAACTCGCGCTGAACGCAGTTCCGGCGAGAGTTATTTCCTTCAACGGCATCAGCCTGAGCGATCTCCGGTCGATCGCAAGAACGGCCTTGTTGGCACGAGCGCATGGTGCTGCGCGTCGTGCATTCGAGCTCGCGGTGGCTTACGCCAAGGAGCGACACCAGTTCGGGCAACCCATCGGAAGATTTCAGGCGATCCAGCACAAGCTCGCCAATTGTTTCATCGATCTGGAAGGCGTGCGTCTCATTCTGCAGCACGTGGCCAAGCTACAGACCCAGGGCGACCACGAGTGGCGTTATTTCGCGCATTGCGCGATGGCGTTCGCCGGCCCGGCCTTGCGCCGCGCTTCGCTGGAAACGCAGCATACGTTTGGTGCTGTCGGCTATGCCGAGGAGCACGAAGCGCCCGGTCACTTCAAGCGTGTCCATCTGGACACGATCGCGCTTGGGGGTGCCGCCTATGCCAGGAAAAGCCTCGCCGCCGGTTTGTTCGACGGTGGCAGCACGGGGTTGCCGCAATATGATCTCGGGCCGGCCGGCAACGAACTGCGCGCCCAGGTCAGGTCCTGGCTTGCGCAAAACTGGACGGGAGACAGGAAGGCCGGTTTTGATGCAAAGCCATTCGCAAAGCGTGAGTTCGATGCCGAATTTGCGCTCGAAGTGGGTGCTACCGGATGGATTGGCCTCGGTTGGCCGCAACAACACTGTGGCCAGGCCCGATCGCCGCTGGAGCAGATCGCTTTCATGGAGACGATGGAGCAAGGCGAAGCGCCGCGTATCGGCGCGTCGATTCAGGCCAACGCCCTGATAATGTTCGGCACATCAGAGCAACAGACGAAATACCTGCCGGAGATCCTGCGCGGTGAGGCCATGCATGGCATGGGCTATAGCGAACCGCAGGCCGGATCGGATCTTGCGGCGCTGCGGACCAGCGCGACCCGCGACGGCGACCACTGGGTCATCAATGGTCAGAAGATCTGGACCACGACCTGGTGGGGAAAGTACATGTTTCTGGCGGCACGAACCGACAAGAACGCGACGCCACCCCATGCCGGCATCAGCATGTTCATCGTGCCGATGAACGCCCCGGGAATCACGATCCAGCCGGCAACCACGATGTACGACGGATCGTTCGCCAACATCTTCTACGACAATGTTCGCGTGCCGCTGGAGAACATCGTCGGTCGCGAAAACGAGGGATGGAAGGTTCTCACCGGCGCCCTCGCCTTCGAGCGCGGACTGGTCGGCGGCGGCATCGTGTTGAAAGTCGCGCATGCCTTTGAGCAGTTGCGCCTGCATCTCATGACCCGGCCCGACTTGCGTGACGATCCGATCGTTCGCGACCGTATGGCGACATTTGCCTGCGAGATCGAGATTGGCCGGCAATTGATGATGCATTGCGCAGAACTTGGGGCAGACGGTGTTACGCCGCCGGAATATGGCGCGATCAGCAAGGTCTTCTCCGGTGAGTTGATGGAGCGCTTTGGCGAAGGCGCGCTCGACATGCTGGGCATGCGCGGCGCACTGTCGGAGCAGATGCCGGGCGCCATCCAGAACGGCCGGTTCGAGCAGAACCTGCGTCACTCCCTGATGTGGGTGATCAGCATCGGAACTAATGAAATTCAGCGCACCCTGATCGCCCAGCGTGCGCTTGGCTTACCTCGATAGGAAACCGATGATGCAAGGTCGACCATCACCGCTCGACGGCGTCCGCGTGCTGGACTTCTCCATCATGCTGGCCGGTCCCTACTGCGCGCGCCTGTTGGCCGACGTCGGCGCCGAAGTGATCAAGATCGAGCCTCCCGAAGGCGAAGAAATGCGCCTGCGGGCGCCGCTTCGCGAAGGCCAAAGCGCTTATTTCGGGCAGCTCAACGCAGGAAAGCAAAGCATTGCGCTCGACCTCAAGTCGCCCGAAGCGATCAAGCTCTTGCATCGCATGGTCGAAAGCACGGACGTTCTGGTCGAGAACTTTCGACCCGGCGTGATGGAGCGCCTCGGCCTTGGATATGAGGCGCTCCGCCAAATCAATCCGCGCCTGATCTATTGTTCGATATCCGGTTACGGCCAGACAGGCCCGCAATCCCAGCGCCCCGCCTACGCGATGATCGTTCATGCCGAGAGCGGCTTCGACCGCGCGCTGATGCGATACGCCGGCGATCGCGACCGGCCGGCCGGAGGAGCGGTGTTCGTCGCCGATATTCTCGGCGGCGTCTTCGGCTTCTCGGCGATCCAGACGGCAATAGTGCAACGGGCGCGCACGGGGATGGGGCAGCACGTCGATGTCGTGCTGATGGACTGCATGCTGAACCTGCTGGTGTATGAACTGCAGGAGGCGCAGTTCTCTGCGCCGGTGGCACGGCCGACCTATGGCCCGGTGCGTGCACGAGATGGCGACGTCCTGATCGCTCCGGTCTCGGCGCGCAACTTTGCGGCGCTTCGTGACTTGACCGGCCTGCCGGAGCTTGTGTCCGATCCTCGCTTTACCTCGGTTGAGGCGCGCGGCGCGAATTGGAGCGCGCTGATGCAGGTTGTCGAGAAGTGGACGAGCAAGCATACGGTGGACGAGTGCATGGCCGCTCTCGATCGCGCAGGTATCCCAAGCGCCCGCTTTCGCGATCCTGCACAGACGCTGGATGATCCGAATCTGGCCAGCCGCGGCGTATTCGCGCCGGTCGCCGACGCCGCAGGCGAATTCAGGGGCGTCAATGCGCCGTGGCGGATGTCGGGCGCCCAGATCGCAATCGGGCGGCACATCCCCTCTGTCGGCGAGCACCGGGATGAGATTCTGGCGCGTGTGCTCGGCATGTCTGCAAGTGAGGTCGGGCAGGCAGCCGCCGGCGGCGCATTCGGGAAGGCAGGACCGGCGTCATGACTTGATGCCGCGTCCGCGAGCTTGGGTATCTACAAGACAATTAAAAAAGCACAGCAAGGGAGAATCGACGTGAACGTACTGCGAGTTCTGTCTTTGATATTCGGGGTCGCACTGGTTTCCGCGACGGCTGCAGCTGATAATTATCCTTCACGTTCGATCCGGCTGATCGTGCCATATCCCGCCGGCGGGTCGACCGACATCATGGCGCGCGCGCTGCAGGAGCCGATGGCGAAAATCCTCGGCCAGCCGATCATTATCGACAACCGCGGCGGCGCGGCCGGCACGACCGGTTCCAACGAGGCGGCCCGGTCGGATCCCGATGGTTACACACTGCTGTTCGCGAACAATGGTCCGATTTCGATCGCCCCGTTGCTGCAGAAGGGCGTCGACTTCGATCCGCTGAAGAGCTTTGCGCCGGTATCTCTCGTGTCCACAGCGCCGCTGGTCCTGGTGGCAAGCGAAAAGGTGCCGGTAAACGACATCGCCGGGCTCGTCGCCTACGCCAAGGCCCAAAGCAAGCCGTTGCTATATGCGTCCGCCGGGCCCGGCTCGCTCGGACATTTGAGCACCGAGCGGTTTCTCAATCAGGCCGGCCTGCAGATGGTCCACGTACCATACCGCGGTCAGGCGCCGACGACGCTCGCGATCCTTGCCGGCGAGGTAGATATCCTGCTCACGACAACATCCGACACGTTGAACGAGCACATTCGCTCCGGCAAAGCCAAGCTGCTCGGGGTTTCGTCACCTGGTCCCTCGCCGATTGCGCCAGGCGCGGCGCCGATTGGCAATGTCCTCAAGGGTTATTCGGTCGAAACCTGGTTCGGCATCCTCGCCCCCGCCGGCACGCCGCCCGATATCATCGGCAAACTCAATGCGGCGCTCAACACGGTGCTGGCGATGCCGCCATTGCGGGACCGCTTTCTCAGTTACGGCGTCGAAGCCAAGGCCAGTACTCCCGCGGAACTTCAGGCCCTGATCGCCGCAGAAATCCCATCGTGGCGCAAAGTGATCGAAGAACGCAGCGTCAAGGCCGAGTAGCCGCCATCCAGGGTACGAGATGCTCCGGCGTCGCGGCCCGCCAACATCGAGCGCGGCGAGATCGTGACGATCTCCGCGCCTAGAGCATGATCCGGAAAAGTGTGAAGCGGTTTTCCGAAAAGATCATGCTCAAACAAAGACCTAAAGCGCGATGACGATTCATCCAAATCTCATCGCGCTTTAGACCGGTCCCAGACTACTTGGCCGCAGCCGCCGCGGTTTCGCCCGGTGGCGAAATCCGGAACATGAAGGTCGAAACCTTTTCCCCGGGTTTGAACGGACCGGGGGTCTGGTTGCTGACCGGGTTCAAACTTTGCAGAAAAGCCGTGATCGCCATGGCGTCGTCCCGTGTGAGTGTCGCAAAGGCGTGCCACGGCATGATCGGCGCCAAGATGCGGCCGTCCGGCCGTTCGCCGGCCTGTATCGCCTTCACGATCTGCTCCGGGGTCCAGCTACCGATGCCGGTCTTTTTGTCGGGTGTGATGTTTGAGCCAACAAAGACACCTTGACCTGGAATCTCGAACCCCACGTCCGAGCCGCCGAGAAAGCGTGACATGTCGGGCTTCCCCAAGAAGTATCCCGGCGTGTGGCAGTCGTTGCAGCCGCCGATCGTCACGAGATATTTGCCGCGCGCGATCTGTGAATCGTCAGCCATAGCCGCGAACGCTGCAAGCGCGATAACCGACGCGGTCACGGGTGCAAGACGAGCTGAAATCCGCGGCATGATTTGCCTCCGTGGCTTCGATCCTGTTACGCCCTACGGTTTGCGGCCGATCACGGCGCCGTTCGCGGCGGGTGCGTCGAACCAGACCGTCTCGATGTGCCGGAAGCCGGCTTCCTCGAGCCATGCCGAGTATTCGGCCGGTGTGTAGTTGCGTCCTTCGGTCTCGATCAGCATGTTGAGGCTCATCAGCGCGGCCGGCGCCGGCCCGGTCTTTTCGTCATTGACGAGGAGCTCGCTGATCACGACGGCGCCGCCGCTCGGCAAAGCCTCGAAGGACCGGCGCAGCAGGGTGCGGTTCTTCGGCTCGTCCCAATCATGCAGGATCATCGACAATAGATGCACGTCGTGCCCCCCGGGAAGCTGCTCGAAGAAATTGCCGCCCGCGGTCTCGATCCGATTGGTCAAGCCGGCCTCGGCAATCTTTCCCGCGGCGATCGCGGCCACATGCGGCAGGTCAAACACGGTCGCACGCAGCGCCCCATACTGTTTACAAAGCTCGATGTCGTAGGCGCCCGATCCGCCGCCGATGTCGAGGAGGCGGTGGAAGCGCCGGAAATCCACCGCTTCGCCGAGCTTGCGCGCGGTCATCGTGGAAAGCGAATGCATCGCCTCCCAGAAGAGTGCCAGCATCGTCGGATCCTCGCCGTCGAACATCGAAGATTGCGCGGCCGGATCCCACGTGGTTGGCCGGTTCGTGCGCAGCGCCTCCGCAAGCTTTCCCCAGCCCGCGTAGAGCCGCTTGTCGGCCATTTGCACGAAGCCGCCGAAATAATACGGTTTGCCGCGCACGAGATAGGCTTCGCTTAACGGCGTATTGCGATAACGACCGTCCGTTTTCTCCAGAAGCCCGAGTGCAGCACAGCCGGTCAACAGCATGTCGGCCGGCCGTGGATGCAGATGAAGCGTTTCCGCGAGCTCAGCAACCGTGACGCTGGCGCCGCCTGCAAGGCGGCTGAAAAGATCCAGCTCGTGCGCGGCGGCCAGAGTCTTGAAGGCCCAGAAACCGGTCGAAAGCGCCATCAGCGGGACGGCGGAAGGAAGCTCCGGCGTGGCGTGAATCGGCTGGACGTTTGCATGCCTGGCCGGAGGCGCTGTCCGCGAAAGCTGACTGGCCATATTCATCTCCTTTTCAGAGCGAGCTACGGCCGATCGTAAGAAAATCAGGGCTTGGTAGAAGTGCCAATTCGTGTGTTCCCGGCCAGTCCAATTCTCATTGGCATCGCTACGCCTTTCA includes:
- a CDS encoding acyl-CoA dehydrogenase translates to MFRDSLRGFLDKHWRAQGPGTESSEAIAAIWTGLVGQGVTALGASPNEGGLREILVAMEELGRAACPAPLWSAVLANLVLSDASSDASHILEAIGTGTMRIAFSFGAFDADSGIGSINLQNEKATGSLRFVEAAGIATHLLVPASEAQLALIDLDAPGARRMPVRAMGAWGNWELALNAVPARVISFNGISLSDLRSIARTALLARAHGAARRAFELAVAYAKERHQFGQPIGRFQAIQHKLANCFIDLEGVRLILQHVAKLQTQGDHEWRYFAHCAMAFAGPALRRASLETQHTFGAVGYAEEHEAPGHFKRVHLDTIALGGAAYARKSLAAGLFDGGSTGLPQYDLGPAGNELRAQVRSWLAQNWTGDRKAGFDAKPFAKREFDAEFALEVGATGWIGLGWPQQHCGQARSPLEQIAFMETMEQGEAPRIGASIQANALIMFGTSEQQTKYLPEILRGEAMHGMGYSEPQAGSDLAALRTSATRDGDHWVINGQKIWTTTWWGKYMFLAARTDKNATPPHAGISMFIVPMNAPGITIQPATTMYDGSFANIFYDNVRVPLENIVGRENEGWKVLTGALAFERGLVGGGIVLKVAHAFEQLRLHLMTRPDLRDDPIVRDRMATFACEIEIGRQLMMHCAELGADGVTPPEYGAISKVFSGELMERFGEGALDMLGMRGALSEQMPGAIQNGRFEQNLRHSLMWVISIGTNEIQRTLIAQRALGLPR
- a CDS encoding CoA transferase — encoded protein: MQGRPSPLDGVRVLDFSIMLAGPYCARLLADVGAEVIKIEPPEGEEMRLRAPLREGQSAYFGQLNAGKQSIALDLKSPEAIKLLHRMVESTDVLVENFRPGVMERLGLGYEALRQINPRLIYCSISGYGQTGPQSQRPAYAMIVHAESGFDRALMRYAGDRDRPAGGAVFVADILGGVFGFSAIQTAIVQRARTGMGQHVDVVLMDCMLNLLVYELQEAQFSAPVARPTYGPVRARDGDVLIAPVSARNFAALRDLTGLPELVSDPRFTSVEARGANWSALMQVVEKWTSKHTVDECMAALDRAGIPSARFRDPAQTLDDPNLASRGVFAPVADAAGEFRGVNAPWRMSGAQIAIGRHIPSVGEHRDEILARVLGMSASEVGQAAAGGAFGKAGPAS
- a CDS encoding tripartite tricarboxylate transporter substrate binding protein, encoding MGIYKTIKKAQQGRIDVNVLRVLSLIFGVALVSATAAADNYPSRSIRLIVPYPAGGSTDIMARALQEPMAKILGQPIIIDNRGGAAGTTGSNEAARSDPDGYTLLFANNGPISIAPLLQKGVDFDPLKSFAPVSLVSTAPLVLVASEKVPVNDIAGLVAYAKAQSKPLLYASAGPGSLGHLSTERFLNQAGLQMVHVPYRGQAPTTLAILAGEVDILLTTTSDTLNEHIRSGKAKLLGVSSPGPSPIAPGAAPIGNVLKGYSVETWFGILAPAGTPPDIIGKLNAALNTVLAMPPLRDRFLSYGVEAKASTPAELQALIAAEIPSWRKVIEERSVKAE
- a CDS encoding c-type cytochrome, producing the protein MADDSQIARGKYLVTIGGCNDCHTPGYFLGKPDMSRFLGGSDVGFEIPGQGVFVGSNITPDKKTGIGSWTPEQIVKAIQAGERPDGRILAPIMPWHAFATLTRDDAMAITAFLQSLNPVSNQTPGPFKPGEKVSTFMFRISPPGETAAAAAK
- a CDS encoding methyltransferase, with product MLLWRPNPQQGAATRQNLLAESETWLAIFENINTYQRVERRSDANENWTGREHTNWHFYQALIFLRSAVARSEKEMNMASQLSRTAPPARHANVQPIHATPELPSAVPLMALSTGFWAFKTLAAAHELDLFSRLAGGASVTVAELAETLHLHPRPADMLLTGCAALGLLEKTDGRYRNTPLSEAYLVRGKPYYFGGFVQMADKRLYAGWGKLAEALRTNRPTTWDPAAQSSMFDGEDPTMLALFWEAMHSLSTMTARKLGEAVDFRRFHRLLDIGGGSGAYDIELCKQYGALRATVFDLPHVAAIAAGKIAEAGLTNRIETAGGNFFEQLPGGHDVHLLSMILHDWDEPKNRTLLRRSFEALPSGGAVVISELLVNDEKTGPAPAALMSLNMLIETEGRNYTPAEYSAWLEEAGFRHIETVWFDAPAANGAVIGRKP